Proteins encoded within one genomic window of Citricoccus muralis:
- the rplF gene encoding 50S ribosomal protein L6, with protein MSRIGRLPITVPSGVEVKIDGADVSVKGPKGELAHTIDRPIEATLEEGTITVTRPDDERESRALHGLTRTLINNMIIGVTEGYSKQLEIIGTGYRVLAKGSDLEFALGYSHPISVPAPEGISFQVEGNKVTVTGIDKQKVGETAANIRKLRKTEPYKGKGIRYVGEQVRRKAGKAGK; from the coding sequence ATGTCACGTATTGGACGTCTTCCGATCACCGTGCCGTCAGGCGTAGAGGTGAAGATCGACGGCGCTGATGTCAGTGTCAAGGGTCCCAAGGGCGAACTCGCCCACACTATTGATCGTCCCATCGAGGCTACCCTCGAAGAGGGAACGATCACGGTGACCCGGCCTGACGATGAGCGCGAGTCCCGTGCACTGCACGGGCTGACCCGTACTCTGATCAACAACATGATCATCGGTGTCACCGAGGGTTACTCCAAGCAGCTCGAAATCATCGGCACCGGTTACCGCGTGCTGGCGAAGGGTTCCGACCTCGAGTTCGCTCTGGGCTACTCTCACCCCATTTCTGTCCCGGCTCCCGAAGGCATCTCCTTCCAGGTCGAGGGCAACAAGGTGACCGTTACCGGCATCGACAAGCAGAAGGTTGGCGAAACCGCTGCGAACATCCGCAAACTGCGTAAGACCGAACCCTACAAGGGCAAGGGCATCCGCTACGTGGGTGAGCAGGTTCGCCGCAAGGCCGGAAAGGCAGGTAAGTAA
- the rplR gene encoding 50S ribosomal protein L18: MSTLTVKGKGKNASRSRRHLRVRKRITGTAARPRLVVNRSSRHMFVQVVDDTKGITLASASTMEADVRALEGDKSAKSRKVGELVAERAKAAGVSAVVFDRGGNKYHGRVAAVAEGAREGGLEL; encoded by the coding sequence ATGTCCACGTTGACTGTAAAGGGCAAGGGCAAGAACGCCTCCCGTTCGCGCCGTCATCTGCGTGTTCGCAAGCGCATCACCGGCACTGCGGCTCGTCCGCGTCTGGTGGTCAACCGCTCCTCGCGTCACATGTTCGTCCAAGTCGTCGACGACACCAAGGGCATCACCTTGGCCTCGGCATCGACCATGGAAGCCGACGTGCGTGCACTGGAGGGCGACAAGTCCGCCAAGTCCCGCAAGGTAGGCGAACTTGTCGCTGAGCGTGCCAAGGCTGCTGGCGTCTCTGCTGTGGTCTTCGACCGCGGAGGAAACAAGTACCACGGACGCGTTGCAGCTGTTGCTGAGGGCGCCCGGGAAGGTGGGCTGGAGCTGTGA